Proteins co-encoded in one Solea senegalensis isolate Sse05_10M linkage group LG8, IFAPA_SoseM_1, whole genome shotgun sequence genomic window:
- the actn4 gene encoding alpha-actinin-4 isoform X4, with protein sequence MVDYHAANNQSSSGAVQTYMEQENDWDRDLLLDPAWERQQRKTFTAWCNSHLRKAGTQIDNIEEDFRDGLKLMLLLEVISGERLPKPERGKMRVHKINNVNKALNFIASKGVKLVSIGAEEIVDGNVKMTLGMIWTIILRFAIQDISVEETSAKEGLLLWCQRKTAPYKNVNVQNFHISWKDGLAFNALIHRHRPDLIDYDSLRKDDPVTNLNNAFEVAEKHLDIPKMLDAEDIVGTLRPDEKAIMTYVSSFYHAFSGAQKAETAANRICKVLAVNQENEQMMEEYEKLASDLLEWIRRTIPWLENRTQEKTVKDLQAKQEDFRDYRCVHKPPKVQEKCQLEISFNTLQTKLRLSNRPAFMPSEGRMVSDINGAWHTLEGAEKGYEEWILSEIRRLERLEHLAEKFHQKAAIHESWTDGKEAMLTQKDYETSTLAEVKALLKKHEAFESDLAAHQDRVEQIAAIAQELNQLDYYDAANVNARCQKICDQWDILGALTHSRKDSLERTEKQLESIDELYLEYAKRAAPFNNWMEGAMEDLQDMFIVHNIVEIQDLITAHEQFKSTLTEANMEREAIQSIQAEVQKIAQSNGIKLSGSNPYTTITPESIDNKWERAMAMVPQRDNALQEELNKQKSNDTLRATFATQANAVGAYIKDKMEEIGRISIEMNGTLEDQLTNLKEYQTSIMSYMPEINKLEGYHQLIQEALIFDNQYTKYTMEHLRVGWEQLLTTIARTINEVENQILTRDAKGISQEQLYEYRASFNHFDKKRSGQMVSDDFRALLISTGYSLGDTEFARIMSIVDPNGSGAVTFQAFIDFMSTETTDRDTADQVIASFKILAADKNYIMAEELRRELPPDQAEYCIARMAPYTGPDAVPGALDYMSFSTALYGESDL encoded by the exons ACATTCACGGCGTGGTGCAACTCCCACCTACGGAAGGCTGGCACGCAGATTGACAACATCGAGGAGGACTTCAGGGACGGGCTCAAACTCATGTTGCTGCTCGAGGTCATCTCAG gcgAACGGTTACCCAAACCTGAGCGAGGCAAAATGAGGGTCCACAAAAtcaacaatgtaaacaaagccCTGAACTTCATCGCCAGCAAGGGAGTGAAACTGGTGTCTATTGGAGCAGAGG aAATTGTGGATGGAAATGTGAAGATGACGCTGGGAATGATCTGGACCATCATCCTCCGCTTCGCCATCCAGGACATCTCTGTAGAAG AAACGTCTGCAAAGGAAGGTCTTCTGCTGTGGTGTCAGAGGAAGACCGCTCCCTACAAGAATGTCAATGTGCAGAACTTCCACataag CTGGAAGGACGGTCTCGCTTTCAACGCTCTgatccacagacacagacctgaTCTCATTGATTACGACAGTCTCAGAAAG GATGACCCAGTGACTAATCTGAACAACGCCTTTGAGGTGGCTGAGAAGCACCTGGACATTCCTAAGATGTTGGATGCAGAAG ACATCGTGGGTACTCTGAGGCCAGATGAGAAGGCCATAATGACCTATGTGTCCTCCTTCTATCACGCCTTCTCTGGCGCACAAAAG GCTGAGACGGCGGCAAATCGTATCTGCAAAGTGCTGGCTGTCAATCAGGAGAACGAACAAATGATGGAGGAGTACGAGAAACTGGCCAGTGAT CTGCTGGAATGGATCCGCCGCACAATCCCATGGCTGGAGAACCGAACACAAGAGAAGACTGTCAAAGATTTGCAGGCGAAACAGGAGGACTTTAGAGATTACCGCTGTGTCCACAAACCAccaaag GTCCAGGAGAAATGTCAGCTGGAGATCAGCTTCAACACTCTGCAGACCAAACTGAGACTCAGCAACAGGCCTGCCTTCATGCCATCAGAGGGACGCATGGTGTCT GATATCAACGGAGCGTGGCACACTCTGGAAGGAGCAGAGAAGGGCTATGAGGAGTGGATTCTTAGTGAGATCAGACGTCTGGAGAGACTGGAACATCTGGCGGAGAAGTTCCACCAGAAGGCTGCCATCCATGAATCCTGGACTGATG gtaAGGAGGCCATGTTGACCCAGAAAGACTACGAGACTTCCACCCTGGCAGAGGTCAAGGCGTTGCTAAAGAAACACGAGGCCTTTGAGAGCGATCTGGCTGCCCATCAGGACAGAGTGGAGCAGATTGCTGCCATTGCACAGGAGCTCAA TCAGCTGGATTACTACGACGCCGCCAACGTCAACGCTCGCTGTCAGAAGATCTGTGATCAATGGGACATCCTGGGAGCCCTCACCCACAGCCGCAAAGACTCACTCGAG aggacagagaagcAGCTGGAGTCGATAGATGAGCTTTACCTGGAATACGCCAAGAGGGCGGCGCCCTTCAACAACTGGATGGAGGGAGCGATGGAGGACCTGCAGGACATGTTCATCGTCCACAACATTGTGGAGATCCAG gatcTGATCACAGCCCACGAGCAGTTCAAGTCCACCCTGACCGAGGCTAACATGGAGCGGGAGGCTATCCAGTCCATCCAGGCCGAGGTGCAAAAGATCGCCCAGAGCAACGGCATCAAGCTGAGTGGATCGAACCCCTACACCACCATCACACCTGAGAGCATTGACAACAAGTGGGAAAGG GCAATGGCCATGGTGCCGCAGCGTGACAACGCCCTGCAGGAAGAGCTTAACAAGCAAAAGTCCAACGACACTCTGAGAGCCACGTTTGCCACTCAGGCCAACGCCGTCGGTGCTTACATCAAAGACAAAATGGAG GAGATTGGCAGGATATCCATCGAGATGAACGGCACCCTGGAGGACCAGCTGACCAACCTGAAGGAGTACCAGACCAGCATCATGTCATACATGCCTGAGATCAACAAGCTGGAAGGATACCACCAGCTCATTCAGGAGGCTCTCATCTTTGACAACCAGTATACTAAATACACGATGGAG cACCTCCGTGTGGGTTGGGAGCAGCTTCTGACCACGATCGCTAGAACCATCAATGAGGTCGAGAACCAGATCCTGACACGTGATGCCAAGGGCATCAGCCAGGAGCAGCTTTACGAGTACCGCGCCTCCTTCAACCACTTTGACAAG AAGCGATCAGGACAGATGGTCTCAGATGATTTCCGGGCTCTACTCATTTCTACAGGATACAGCCTG ggCGACACAGAGTTCGCTCGCATCATGAGCATCGTGGACCCCAACGGCAGCGGCGCCGTCACCTTCCAAGCCTTCATTGATTTCATGTCCACGGAAACCACTGACAGGGACACTGCAGACCAGGTCATCGCCTCCTTCAAGATCCTGGCCGCTGATAAG AACTATATCATGGCTGAGGAGCTGAGGAGAGAACTCCCTCCCGACCAGGCAGAATACTGCATCGCCCGCATGGCACCCTACACGGGGCCTGACGCCGTACCCGGCGCCCTTGATTACATGTCCTTCTCCACCGCCTTGTACGGAGAAAGTGACCtgtag